Below is a genomic region from Candidatus Omnitrophota bacterium.
TAATAAATCCCTTAAATTTAATCCTTCAGTTAGCTGGACGCATTACAGCCTTGCAAATGCCTACGACAGAGAGAAACTTGAGGAAAAGGCCCTGGAGGAATACAGAATAGCAATCCGATTAGATAAACATTTTCTTTGGAGTTACGAAGCCTTGGCAGATATGTATCTGCGTAAAGGTTCCTACCAGCAAGGAATTGACATCCTAAAAGACGCAGAGGTTAATATACCAGATAATCAAGAAATTAAGGATTCTTTAAATTTGGCTTTTTTAAAATATTCAACCTATATAATAAATAGCGGTGTAGAAGCTTATTTGTCAGGAAAAAAATCAAAGGGGTATGAATTATTGAATAAGGCCCTAGAGATCAATCCGGATTTTTCCGCTGCCTACTATACATTGGGGCATTTTTATTATATTGAACACAGATATGATGAAGCGTTGTATATGCTAAATGAAGCCATCCGTCTAGATGAGAAGTTTTTTGTCGCACATAAATTATTGGGGGATATATATTTTACAAAAATGATTTTTAATAAAGCAATTGATGAATATAAAGAAGCATTATCTATCAATCCTAAAGATTCAGTTGTCCTTAATAATTTAGGCTTGGCATTCATGAACCTTGAAGATTATCCCCGCGCCGCTGAATTTTTGGAAAAAGCCGTAGATTTGAATCCGGGAAAAATAAATTTTCGATATAGCCTGGGCAGTGTGTATAGAGATGCCGGTAGGCCAAAAGATGCTGTTTTAGAATATGAAAAGATAATTCAGATACAGCCGGATTATCCTAATGTGCATAATGATTTAGCGGATATTTATAAGAATGAAGGGCTTATAAAAGAAGCGTCTGAAGAATATCAAAAAGAAATTAATTTTTGCAATGAGAAACTCCTGGTATTACCCAACGATCCTGTGTTGCTAAATAATATTTCCTATGCCTATAACGGTATCGGCCAATATGTTGAGGCAAAAATATTCATAGATAAAGCCTTGGCACTCAATCCGGATTACCGAGAAGGATATTTGACTTTGGCAAGCATAGAGAGGAATCTTGGAGAATATGAAAGCGCGTTAGCAACCCTGGAAAAAGCTAAAAATTTATCAAGGCAAAGACAGATTTTTATCGAGCAGGATGCCAAGGGCATTAAAGATGAGCTTGGGACGATTGCCAAAGGAAAAATAGAATTCGATATGGTGTATTTAAAGAATGGCCGTCATTTTAAGGGAGTTATCGTGGGCCAGACAGAGGATCGGCTGACCTTAGAAATAAATATAGGCACTACCACAGGCAAGGTTACTATTTTTAAGGATACTATCGAAAGAATAGTCAGTAAAAAATAAATGGAAATAAATTTTACATGTTTTACTTTAGGTTCAGAGTGATTTTAGAATAATATTGACAAAAATAACCGTTATTGTATACTTTTTACTCAAGAAAGCCTTAATTTATTCTGAAGTTTATAGATAAAAGCTCCTTCCTTAAGCCAAAAATCTTAAAAAAACAAAATGGGAAACCTGAATATTTTATTGTTTGATCCTCTTTCTTTATTTTTTCTTTTTGTTATCTTGGGGGTTTCTCTACCCTCTGCAATTTATTCCTGCGGTTACCTAAAAAATGAATATTCCCGCCGTAAGATAATTTTTGGTTGGTTATTGTTGCTTGCGTTTGTGTTCTCTATGGTCTTAGTAGTTATCGTAAATAATATTCTTATTTTCCTCGTGGCTTGGGAAATCATGTCTTTAGTTTCATATTTTCTGGTTGTTTTTGATTCAGAACATGAGAAATCCATTCAGGCAGGCTTGATTTATATCGTAATGGCTCATATTGGTACGGCCTTTTTATCGGCTGCTTTCCTGTTAATGTATAAATATGCCCATTCTTTTGATTTTTTTGCCGTTAAAAATGCCTGTCAATTAATGCCGGCTCAAGTTAAAAATATTGTTTTTCTACTGCTACTGGTTGGTTTCGGGACAAAAGCCGGTATTGTCCCACTGCATGTTTGGTTGCCCTATGCTCATCCGCAGGCCCCCAGCCATATTTCAAGTATTATGTCTGGTGTAATGATTAAAACTGCTATATACGGAATAGTCCGGTTTGTAATGTTTATCCTTGGCGTAGATTCTTCTTGGTGGGGGATCTTGGTTTTGGTTCTGGCGGTTATCTCCTGCTTAGTAGGGGTGATTTATGCGCTTATGGAGCATGATTTAAAGAAATTACTTGCATATCACAGCGTGGAAAATATCGGAATAATTTTGTTAGGCGTGGGCCTGGCGATGTTTTTTGTCAGCATAAACCTGCCTTACCTAGTTATATTTTCTTTAATTGCCGGTTTATATCATTTGATTAATCACGCGATCTTTAAAGGGCTCCTGTTTTTATGCGCCGGTAGTGTTTATAAGGCTTGCGGAACTCGCGATATCGAGAAATTAGGCGGATTAATTAAAAAAATGCCGCAGACTGCCGCATATTTCTTGATAGGGGCGATGGCGATATCGGCATTGCCGCCGCTTAATGGATTTGTGAGCGAATGGCTTACTTTACAGGCATTTTTTCTGGGGGCTTTGAATACAGCCGGAGGAATTAAGCTTTTCTTGGGCCTCTGCGCGGCGATGCTGGCTTTAACAAGCGGTTTAGCAGCCGCCTGTTTTGTTAAAGCTTTTGGGATAACATTTTTGGCACAGCCCAGGAGTCATTATGCTGCCAGCGCCAAAGAGGTTTCTTTATCTATGAGGGCGGGGATGCTCTTTTTGTCATTTCTAATCGTTGTCTTTGGTTTGGCCGCGGCAGTGATTATGAAATTATTGGCAAAAGTTGCCAGCAGCGTAACAAACATTGATATAAGCAATATGGGTTTCTCTTTAAACAACTTTACTTTGAATCCTCAGATAGGTAAAAGTATTTATCTTTCTACGCCTTTGCTTGCGTTATGGTTAATTGTCCTGGGAGCTGGCGGTTTTGCCATCTATAGTTTGTTCGGTAAAAAGCGCCGAGTTTATAAAACTTGGGATTGTGGCTACTACAAACTCGATTCGCGTAACGAATATACCGCAACTGCTTTTTCAAAGCCTTTTAGGATTGCATTCAGCTTTTTCTTACTTCCTTACCGCAAGACTCAAAAAATCAGGGAGTCATTTTATCATGTTAAGTCTTTTTCCTATGAAACACATACTACTTCCGTATTTAAGAAGTATATTTATCTTCCGGTAATTGCCTGGGTTTTTAAGTCAGCCAAGTTTATGAGAAGAATTCAGCCCGGAAGCATCCATCTGTATCTATCATACATTCTTGTAACCGTGTTATTGTTGATTATGTTTATGTATAAATTCTAAAATGACAAAGGTTTTCTTTATTATCCTACAACTGATTTTATTCCTCTTGGCGGCCCCGCTTTTAAGCGGTTTGATCTCTAAGGTCAAAAATAATATCAGGATGCGCCGTGGCCAGAGTATTTTCCAGCCGTATTACAATTTAGTAAAGCTTTTTTCCAAAGAAGAGGTAGTCTCAGGAGATTCTTCTTGGATTTTTAAGGTTACCCCGTTTATCGTGTTTTCTTCGATGCTTACTGCGGCAATACTGATTCCTGTGTTTATCTTCAGCCCGATGCATCAGATGGGGGATTTTCTGTCCCTGATATTCATTTTTGCCTTGGGACGTTTTTTTATGGCCCTGGCAGCCTTAGATACCGGCAGCTCTTTTGGCGGAATGGGCGCATCAAGAGAAATGTTTATTTCCAGCCTTGTTGAGCCGGCATTTTGCCTGGTAGTGTTTTGTGTATTTTTACAATTCGGCTCAACGGATATCGCGGTGTTTAGCGGGGTTCATCCGGTTTCAATTTGTTCGTTTATCACCGCTATTGTTTTATTTATGGTTACTCTTGCCGAAACATCCCGGATTCCCGTAGATAATCAGGAGACGCACCTTGAATTAACTATGGTGCATGAAGCGATGGTTTTGGAATATTCGGGAAGATCTTTGGCTTTAATAGAGTGGTCTTCATATATAAAACAGATGATTTTGTTTTTCCTGATTGCGCAGATAGTTTTTCCGGTTAATTTTTCAGGTTTATGGATTTTATGGTATTTTGTCTGGATAATTATTATAGTAATTGCTGTGGCAGTGGTCGAGGTTTTTGTTGCCAAGATGCGTTTATTCAGAGTGGCTGATTTTTTAGGGTTTGCTTTTGTTTTAGGGGTTATCGCAGTTGTGTGCGCTATTTTAGGAGTCTAACTATGCAGGCAATAATTTTGTTCGGAGTTCTGGTCTTAACATACCTTATGTTTGTTGCCAAAAGGATGCCTGTTCTAATCCGTAGTTTTCGCTGCCAGTCGTTTTTTTTATTTTTGGTAACTTCGATAATGGCATTTGATGAGCACCAGCTTGACCTGTATATTGTTGCCGCGTTATTGTTCGTTATAAAAGTACTCCTTATTCCATATTTATTATACAGGATTATGAAAAAGATGAGGGTTAGCGGAGATATTGGGTTATTTGTTAATGTTCAGTTATCTTTGTTATGTGCTTTAGGACTTGCATATTTAGCTTGGATTTTTTCTGCGCGCCTAGTTGCTCCCAGCAGCCAGGCGCAGATTAGCATTTTGACAATTGCTTTTTTTGCGGTATTGGCAGGTTTATTTTTAATGATTTCCAGGATGAGCGCGCTTGCTCAAATTATCGGCTTATTGGTTATGGAGAATGGTTTATTCCTGTTGGCTTGTGCGGTTTCAGGTGGGATGCCATTTTTTGTAGAGATTGCTATCTTTTTCGATGTGTTTGTAAGCGTAGTAATTATGGGTTTTTTTGTTTACAGGATTAATAAACTTTTTACGCATATTGATGTGAATAAACTTTCAAACTTAAAAGGGTAATTATGCAAATATTTTTTATCTTAGGGATTCCGCTGTTGCTTTCCTTGGCGACTTTGTTAATCAGAAGGCAAAAGATTCTGGGGATAATCAATTGTATTGGTTATCTGCTAGTATTATTTTGTGGCGCAACTCTTCTAGGGAAAACATTCCTATCAAAAAGCACCATCTCTTTCTTTAATTTTATATACATGGATACATTAAGTACATTTTTTATCTTTGTTACCTCCATAGTTAGTTTTGTTGTGGCGTTATACTCTATTGGATATATAAAAAAGGATGTAGAGCAGGGGGTAATCTCCAGAAGAAAGGCCAGGATTTACTATCTTCTTTTTAATCTTTTTTGCTGTTCGATGTTTCTGGTTCCTGCGGTGAATAATTTAGGGATACTCTGGGTGGCCGTTGAAATGACTACGCTGATTTCGGCGTTTTTAGTAGGATTTTATAATACTAAAAAATCAGTGGAGGCGGCCTGGAAATATATTATTATTTGTTCAGTAGGGATAATTTTTGCACTTTTAGGTACGATCCTTTTCTCTTATGCATTCTCTATTTCCGGGCTGGAAAAGAGCCTGAACTGGTCGTCCATGGTCCCTGTTGCGCACATATTAGACAAAAATATCCTGAAAATCGCTTTTATTTTTATCTTAGTTGGTTATGGCACAAAGGCAGGATTAGCGCCCATGCATACGTGGCTACCGGATGCGCATAGTCAGGCGATAGCGCCAATCAGCGCCCTTCTTTCAGGAGTTTTGTTAAAGACTGCCATCTATGCAATATTAAGATTTGGTATTATTATAATACACGGAGTAGGGTTTGGGTATTTTAGCAACCTGATGATTTTGTTTGGAGCAATCTCTTTAATTATCTCAAGCGGTTTTATTCTGGTCCAGAAAGACCTCAAACGCCTTCTTGCTTATAGTAGTATTGAGCATATTGGTATTATCGCAATTGGTTTTGGAATAGGTGCTCCTTTGGCTATCATGGGCGCCCTGCTGCATGTTTTTAACCACGCAATAACCAAGTCGCTTATGTTTTTTGGAGCAGGTAATATCGTTAGCGTTTACAAAAAGCACAATATGAACGCTATTCGAGGAGTAATTAAGGCAATGCCGTTTACAGGCGTTACGGTCCTTTTGGGAGTGTTTGCTATTACCGGATTTTGCCCTTTTTCATTATTTATTAGCGAGCTTATGATTTTAACCGGCGCTTTCACAAGTGGTTCTTATTTAGTTGCGGGTTTATTATTATTATCCCTGGCAATTATTTTTGGGGCATTTATTTATCATTTTGGCAAAATGCTTTTTGGAAATCTTCCCAAAGAAATGATAGTTACAAAAGAGCCTTTAAGCGGTAAGTTTGTGTTTTCATTTTTATTATTTCTTATTTTAATTCCAGGAATTGGTTTGATTTTTATAAATAAGGATTTATTATGGATTGCCCAGAACTTATTTCAGAGATAAAAAATAAATTACCGGATTTTTCTGCTTTATGTGTCCAGGAAGATTATCCGGACCAGGTATGTATAAAGGTGTCTCCTGAGATCTTCAAAGGCGCCTGTTTTACTTTGCA
It encodes:
- a CDS encoding tetratricopeptide repeat protein → MKKIFELVVLLVLLVVFILIGRNKLAAFYYNRGCNYYKVNSYKDAIDYFNKSLKFNPSVSWTHYSLANAYDREKLEEKALEEYRIAIRLDKHFLWSYEALADMYLRKGSYQQGIDILKDAEVNIPDNQEIKDSLNLAFLKYSTYIINSGVEAYLSGKKSKGYELLNKALEINPDFSAAYYTLGHFYYIEHRYDEALYMLNEAIRLDEKFFVAHKLLGDIYFTKMIFNKAIDEYKEALSINPKDSVVLNNLGLAFMNLEDYPRAAEFLEKAVDLNPGKINFRYSLGSVYRDAGRPKDAVLEYEKIIQIQPDYPNVHNDLADIYKNEGLIKEASEEYQKEINFCNEKLLVLPNDPVLLNNISYAYNGIGQYVEAKIFIDKALALNPDYREGYLTLASIERNLGEYESALATLEKAKNLSRQRQIFIEQDAKGIKDELGTIAKGKIEFDMVYLKNGRHFKGVIVGQTEDRLTLEINIGTTTGKVTIFKDTIERIVSKK
- a CDS encoding proton-conducting transporter membrane subunit, translated to MGNLNILLFDPLSLFFLFVILGVSLPSAIYSCGYLKNEYSRRKIIFGWLLLLAFVFSMVLVVIVNNILIFLVAWEIMSLVSYFLVVFDSEHEKSIQAGLIYIVMAHIGTAFLSAAFLLMYKYAHSFDFFAVKNACQLMPAQVKNIVFLLLLVGFGTKAGIVPLHVWLPYAHPQAPSHISSIMSGVMIKTAIYGIVRFVMFILGVDSSWWGILVLVLAVISCLVGVIYALMEHDLKKLLAYHSVENIGIILLGVGLAMFFVSINLPYLVIFSLIAGLYHLINHAIFKGLLFLCAGSVYKACGTRDIEKLGGLIKKMPQTAAYFLIGAMAISALPPLNGFVSEWLTLQAFFLGALNTAGGIKLFLGLCAAMLALTSGLAAACFVKAFGITFLAQPRSHYAASAKEVSLSMRAGMLFLSFLIVVFGLAAAVIMKLLAKVASSVTNIDISNMGFSLNNFTLNPQIGKSIYLSTPLLALWLIVLGAGGFAIYSLFGKKRRVYKTWDCGYYKLDSRNEYTATAFSKPFRIAFSFFLLPYRKTQKIRESFYHVKSFSYETHTTSVFKKYIYLPVIAWVFKSAKFMRRIQPGSIHLYLSYILVTVLLLIMFMYKF
- a CDS encoding NADH-quinone oxidoreductase subunit H; this translates as MTKVFFIILQLILFLLAAPLLSGLISKVKNNIRMRRGQSIFQPYYNLVKLFSKEEVVSGDSSWIFKVTPFIVFSSMLTAAILIPVFIFSPMHQMGDFLSLIFIFALGRFFMALAALDTGSSFGGMGASREMFISSLVEPAFCLVVFCVFLQFGSTDIAVFSGVHPVSICSFITAIVLFMVTLAETSRIPVDNQETHLELTMVHEAMVLEYSGRSLALIEWSSYIKQMILFFLIAQIVFPVNFSGLWILWYFVWIIIIVIAVAVVEVFVAKMRLFRVADFLGFAFVLGVIAVVCAILGV
- a CDS encoding proton-conducting transporter membrane subunit, translated to MQIFFILGIPLLLSLATLLIRRQKILGIINCIGYLLVLFCGATLLGKTFLSKSTISFFNFIYMDTLSTFFIFVTSIVSFVVALYSIGYIKKDVEQGVISRRKARIYYLLFNLFCCSMFLVPAVNNLGILWVAVEMTTLISAFLVGFYNTKKSVEAAWKYIIICSVGIIFALLGTILFSYAFSISGLEKSLNWSSMVPVAHILDKNILKIAFIFILVGYGTKAGLAPMHTWLPDAHSQAIAPISALLSGVLLKTAIYAILRFGIIIIHGVGFGYFSNLMILFGAISLIISSGFILVQKDLKRLLAYSSIEHIGIIAIGFGIGAPLAIMGALLHVFNHAITKSLMFFGAGNIVSVYKKHNMNAIRGVIKAMPFTGVTVLLGVFAITGFCPFSLFISELMILTGAFTSGSYLVAGLLLLSLAIIFGAFIYHFGKMLFGNLPKEMIVTKEPLSGKFVFSFLLFLILIPGIGLIFINKDLLWIAQNLFQR